From a single Streptomyces sp. NBC_01264 genomic region:
- a CDS encoding UDP-N-acetylglucosamine--N-acetylmuramyl-(pentapeptide) pyrophosphoryl-undecaprenol N-acetylglucosamine transferase: protein MTSSPSPSLSRWPLSVVIGAGGTGGHIYPGLALAEALRAAVPDATISFIGTERGLETELIPAAGYRLHTVDMIPFDPALGAKRYLLPAALLRSAGQARAVIRAQGAHVAVGMGGYPSAPAVLGARLAGLPAVIHESNAVPGRANQFAARLTPHMAVAFDRSREHLAGGARALTTGMPISAALSGLAELPRPERAALRARARRELGVPDGRRLVVFNGGSLGAVRLTTAAAGLAAAWQAREDVQLLIKTGPAALADTVAGLSASGGRRIAQAVPYLDRMDLVYAAADLVVCRAGSATVAELAATGVPAVLVPYPYAPGDHQTHNARVLSDAGAGLLLADAEATAGRLAELLAPLLADPARLAAMAGAADPGPHARAAELLASQVLRVAGFPSYSPTPLELV from the coding sequence ATGACCTCCTCACCCTCCCCCTCACTCTCACGCTGGCCGCTCTCCGTCGTGATCGGCGCGGGCGGAACCGGCGGCCACATCTATCCGGGCCTCGCCCTGGCGGAGGCGCTGCGCGCCGCCGTCCCGGACGCGACGATCTCGTTCATCGGCACCGAACGCGGGCTGGAGACCGAGCTGATCCCGGCCGCCGGCTACCGCCTGCACACCGTGGACATGATCCCCTTCGACCCGGCCCTGGGCGCCAAGCGCTACCTCCTCCCGGCGGCGCTGCTGCGCTCGGCCGGGCAGGCGCGGGCCGTGATCCGGGCGCAGGGCGCGCACGTGGCCGTCGGCATGGGCGGCTATCCGAGCGCGCCCGCCGTGCTCGGGGCCCGGCTGGCCGGACTGCCGGCGGTGATCCACGAGTCCAACGCGGTACCGGGCCGGGCCAACCAGTTCGCGGCCCGCCTCACCCCGCACATGGCGGTGGCCTTCGACCGCAGCCGGGAGCACCTGGCGGGCGGGGCGCGGGCGCTGACCACCGGAATGCCCATCTCCGCCGCGCTGTCGGGCCTCGCCGAGCTGCCCCGCCCCGAGCGGGCCGCCCTGCGCGCGCGGGCCCGGCGGGAGCTGGGGGTGCCGGACGGGCGGCGGCTCGTGGTGTTCAACGGCGGCAGCCTGGGCGCCGTACGCCTGACCACGGCGGCGGCCGGGCTGGCGGCCGCCTGGCAGGCGCGGGAGGACGTGCAGCTGCTGATCAAGACGGGGCCGGCGGCGCTCGCGGACACCGTGGCCGGGCTGTCCGCCTCGGGCGGGCGGCGGATCGCACAGGCCGTGCCCTACCTGGACCGGATGGACCTGGTCTACGCGGCCGCCGACCTGGTGGTGTGCCGGGCGGGCTCGGCGACGGTGGCGGAGCTCGCCGCGACCGGGGTCCCCGCGGTCCTGGTCCCCTACCCGTACGCCCCGGGCGACCACCAGACGCACAACGCCCGGGTGCTGTCCGACGCGGGCGCCGGCCTGCTGCTGGCGGACGCCGAGGCCACGGCCGGCCGCCTCGCGGAACTGCTCGCCCCGCTGCTGGCCGACCCGGCCCGGCTGGCGGCGATGGCCGGCGCGGCCGACCCGGGCCCGCACGCGCGGGCCGCCGAACTGCTGGCCTCGCAGGTCCTGCGGGTCGCCGGCTTCCCCTCCTACTCCCCCACTCCCCTGGAGCTCGTATGA
- a CDS encoding Na+/H+ antiporter: MDQLLLLFVLLLGAVVTVPLGDRLGLPSPVLMTLGGVVLALVPAVPNVDIPPEYILPLVLPPLLYASVQRTSWRQFAANLRPILLLAVALVFVTTVAVAWTAHALVPGLSIAAAVALGALVAPPDPVAATAVAGSLGLPRRMVSILEGEGLFNDVTAIVLYHVAIAAAVSGTFSWPEALGEFVLSAVVAVVVGLGLGWAANRLMGRLGDATLQIGLTLLVPFVAYVVAEEFLGSGVLAVLTTALFLAEYATDADDVLGRLAGHTFWEVVDMLVTGVAFGLIGLELHHVFGTAGGRAWEMAGWAAAVVAVVVGVRLAWLLPAGWLAKRLHSRRDYEEEIPLSWRESVVMWWAGMRGVASVALALAIPFETDAGDPFPARKEIVFIAFAVIMSTLVVQGLTLPWLVRRLGVEADSDAEAEIARALAIRAAKAAKRRLKEIEEVEDLPEDLVEVLYRRAYDVGARISPDMVDEERREAYAKRVERIRDVARIQREMMSAARHEVLAARSEPGADPEIVDRVLRHLDVRSLRNP, from the coding sequence GTGGATCAGCTCCTGCTGTTGTTCGTGCTGTTGCTCGGGGCCGTGGTGACGGTGCCGCTCGGGGACCGGTTGGGGCTTCCCTCGCCGGTGCTGATGACGCTCGGCGGGGTGGTGCTCGCCCTGGTGCCCGCCGTGCCCAATGTCGACATCCCGCCGGAGTACATCCTGCCGCTCGTGCTGCCCCCGCTGCTGTACGCCTCCGTGCAGCGGACCTCCTGGCGGCAGTTCGCCGCCAACCTACGGCCCATCCTGCTCCTGGCCGTCGCCCTCGTCTTCGTGACCACCGTGGCCGTCGCCTGGACCGCGCACGCCCTCGTACCGGGGCTCTCGATCGCCGCGGCCGTCGCGCTCGGCGCGCTCGTCGCCCCGCCCGACCCCGTCGCCGCCACCGCCGTGGCCGGGTCGCTCGGGCTGCCCCGGCGCATGGTGTCGATCCTGGAGGGCGAGGGGCTCTTCAACGACGTCACCGCCATCGTGCTCTACCACGTGGCCATCGCCGCCGCCGTCAGCGGCACCTTCTCGTGGCCCGAGGCGCTCGGGGAGTTCGTGCTGTCGGCCGTCGTGGCCGTCGTGGTGGGGCTCGGGCTCGGCTGGGCCGCCAACCGGCTCATGGGGCGGCTCGGCGATGCCACGCTCCAGATCGGGCTGACGCTGCTCGTGCCGTTCGTGGCGTACGTGGTGGCGGAGGAGTTCCTCGGGTCCGGCGTGCTGGCCGTGCTGACCACGGCGCTGTTCCTCGCCGAGTACGCCACCGACGCCGACGACGTGCTGGGCAGGCTCGCCGGGCACACGTTCTGGGAGGTCGTCGACATGCTGGTCACCGGTGTGGCCTTCGGCCTGATCGGGCTGGAGCTGCACCACGTGTTCGGGACCGCCGGCGGCCGGGCGTGGGAGATGGCCGGGTGGGCGGCGGCCGTGGTCGCGGTGGTGGTCGGCGTACGGCTGGCGTGGCTGCTGCCGGCCGGCTGGCTCGCCAAACGGCTCCACTCGCGGCGCGACTACGAGGAGGAGATCCCGCTGAGCTGGCGGGAGTCCGTGGTGATGTGGTGGGCGGGCATGCGGGGCGTGGCCTCGGTGGCGCTCGCGCTCGCCATTCCCTTCGAGACGGACGCGGGTGATCCCTTCCCGGCCCGGAAGGAGATCGTCTTCATCGCCTTCGCCGTGATCATGAGCACCCTGGTGGTTCAGGGGCTCACCCTGCCGTGGCTGGTCCGCCGGCTCGGGGTGGAGGCCGACTCCGACGCGGAGGCGGAGATCGCCCGCGCGCTCGCGATCCGCGCCGCCAAGGCCGCGAAGCGACGGCTGAAGGAGATCGAGGAGGTGGAGGACCTGCCCGAGGACCTGGTGGAGGTGCTCTACCGCAGGGCGTACGACGTGGGCGCCAGGATCAGCCCGGACATGGTCGACGAGGAGCGGCGCGAGGCGTACGCGAAGCGGGTGGAGCGGATCCGCGACGTGGCGCGCATCCAGCGGGAGATGATGTCCGCCGCCCGGCACGAGGTGCTGGCCGCGCGCAGCGAACCGGGCGCCGATCCGGAGATCGTCGACCGGGTGCTGCGGCATCTGGACGTCCGCAGCCTGCGCAATCCGTAG
- a CDS encoding TraR/DksA family transcriptional regulator, whose translation MVAKKTAGSTAKKAVGKAAEKPAKEPVTEVAAPDPEAGPVEGAAAGKKAAAVKKATAKTAAGTKAAAGTKAATKKVAAGSKATGAEEVAAGKAPAGKAAAVKKTAAKKATAKTVAAEGAAEAAHETGARKVVAKKSTGTARKTATAATSGLPKTRGTAGLAPGELAVRPGEDPWTPDEVADARAELESEVLRLRAELQASDAAISGLMRDSGDGAGDDQADTGTKNITRESELALAANANSMLEQTERALERLESGTYGLCENCGQPIGKARMQAFPRATLCVDCKQKQERRH comes from the coding sequence ATGGTGGCGAAGAAGACCGCCGGGAGTACTGCCAAGAAGGCTGTCGGGAAGGCTGCGGAGAAGCCGGCGAAGGAGCCGGTGACGGAGGTGGCGGCCCCCGATCCGGAGGCCGGACCGGTGGAAGGGGCCGCCGCCGGGAAGAAGGCGGCGGCCGTGAAGAAGGCGACCGCGAAGACGGCGGCTGGAACGAAGGCGGCCGCCGGGACCAAGGCGGCCACGAAGAAGGTGGCGGCCGGGTCGAAGGCCACCGGCGCGGAGGAAGTGGCCGCCGGGAAGGCGCCTGCCGGGAAGGCGGCCGCCGTGAAGAAGACGGCCGCGAAGAAGGCCACGGCCAAGACGGTCGCGGCCGAGGGGGCGGCCGAGGCCGCGCACGAGACGGGAGCCCGGAAAGTGGTTGCCAAGAAGAGCACCGGCACGGCCAGGAAGACGGCCACGGCCGCGACCAGCGGGCTGCCGAAGACGCGGGGCACCGCGGGCCTGGCCCCCGGCGAGCTCGCCGTACGGCCCGGCGAGGACCCCTGGACCCCGGACGAGGTCGCCGACGCGCGGGCCGAGCTGGAGAGCGAGGTGCTGCGGCTGCGCGCCGAGCTCCAGGCCTCCGACGCGGCCATCTCGGGGCTGATGAGGGACTCCGGCGACGGCGCCGGAGACGACCAGGCCGATACGGGGACCAAGAACATCACCCGGGAGTCCGAGCTCGCCCTCGCCGCGAACGCGAACTCGATGCTGGAGCAGACCGAGCGCGCGCTGGAACGGCTGGAGTCGGGCACGTACGGCCTCTGCGAGAACTGCGGGCAGCCCATCGGCAAGGCGCGGATGCAGGCCTTCCCGCGGGCCACGCTGTGCGTGGACTGCAAGCAGAAGCAGGAGCGGCGGCACTGA
- a CDS encoding RluA family pseudouridine synthase, which produces MSTIPEIRTLPVPDGLEGERVDAAIARMFGFSRTKAAELAAAGKVLVDGSVVGKSERVHGGAWLEVEMPEPPRKVELVAEPVPGMEIVHDDDDIVVIMKPVGVAAHPSPGWTGTTVIGGLAAAGYRISTSGASERQGIVHRLDVGTSGLMAVAKSERAYTSLKNQFRERIVDKRYHALVQGHPDPMSGTIDAPIGRHPSADYKWAVTQEGKPSVTHYDLIEAFRAASLLDIKLETGRTHQIRVHMAAHKHPCVGDLTYGADPTVAKRLGLTRQWLHAVRLGFEHPSDGQWVEFASTYPADLQNALDVIRKESE; this is translated from the coding sequence GTGAGTACGATTCCCGAGATCCGCACCCTGCCCGTTCCCGATGGCCTCGAGGGCGAGCGCGTCGACGCCGCTATCGCCCGTATGTTCGGATTTTCCCGGACGAAGGCGGCCGAACTCGCGGCCGCGGGAAAGGTGCTGGTCGACGGCAGTGTCGTCGGGAAGTCCGAGCGTGTGCACGGTGGCGCCTGGCTCGAGGTCGAGATGCCCGAACCGCCGCGCAAGGTCGAGCTCGTCGCCGAGCCCGTCCCCGGCATGGAGATCGTCCATGACGACGACGACATCGTCGTCATCATGAAGCCGGTCGGCGTCGCCGCCCACCCCAGCCCCGGCTGGACCGGAACCACCGTCATCGGCGGCCTGGCCGCCGCCGGCTACCGCATCTCCACCTCCGGCGCCTCCGAGCGCCAGGGCATCGTGCACCGGCTCGACGTCGGCACCTCCGGCCTGATGGCCGTCGCGAAGTCGGAGCGCGCGTACACCTCGCTGAAGAACCAGTTCCGCGAGCGGATCGTCGACAAGCGCTACCACGCGCTGGTGCAGGGCCACCCGGACCCGATGAGCGGCACGATCGACGCGCCGATCGGGCGCCACCCCAGCGCCGACTACAAGTGGGCCGTGACCCAGGAGGGCAAGCCCTCCGTCACCCACTACGACCTGATCGAGGCCTTCCGCGCCGCCTCGCTGCTGGACATCAAGCTGGAGACCGGCCGCACGCACCAGATCCGCGTGCACATGGCCGCGCACAAACACCCCTGCGTCGGCGACCTGACCTACGGCGCCGACCCGACCGTCGCGAAGCGCCTCGGGCTCACCCGGCAGTGGCTGCACGCGGTGCGGCTCGGGTTCGAGCACCCCTCGGACGGGCAGTGGGTGGAGTTCGCGAGCACCTACCCGGCGGACCTGCAGAACGCGCTGGACGTGATCCGCAAGGAGAGCGAGTGA
- a CDS encoding response regulator transcription factor, which translates to MQRILVVDDEPEVRAAVEDGLAVEGYEVRGAADGLAALSEVALWQPDAVVLDVMMPVLDGLAVCRQLRAVGDRTPVLVLTALDAVSDRVDGLEAGADDYLVKPFALDELVARVRALLRRAAPDDPAGGAQVLAYGDLVLDPATRTGRRGERALEFSRTESALLELLLRHPGQVLPRELVLELVWGRDFGPDSNSLAVYVGYLRRKLEAGGEPRLVHTVHGVGYRLDAA; encoded by the coding sequence ATGCAGCGGATTCTGGTGGTGGACGACGAGCCCGAGGTGCGGGCCGCCGTCGAGGACGGCCTCGCCGTCGAGGGGTACGAGGTGCGCGGCGCGGCCGACGGGCTGGCCGCGCTGTCCGAGGTGGCCCTCTGGCAGCCGGACGCGGTGGTCCTCGACGTGATGATGCCGGTGCTGGACGGGCTCGCCGTCTGCCGGCAGCTGCGCGCGGTGGGCGACCGTACGCCCGTCCTCGTCCTCACGGCCCTGGACGCGGTGAGCGACCGCGTCGACGGGCTGGAGGCGGGCGCCGACGACTACCTGGTCAAACCGTTCGCGCTCGACGAGCTCGTGGCCCGGGTACGGGCCCTCCTGCGGCGGGCCGCCCCCGACGATCCGGCCGGGGGCGCGCAGGTGCTCGCGTACGGGGACCTCGTCCTCGACCCCGCCACCCGTACCGGGCGGCGCGGCGAGCGGGCGCTGGAGTTCAGCCGCACCGAGTCGGCGCTCCTCGAACTGCTGCTGCGCCACCCCGGGCAGGTGCTGCCGCGCGAGCTGGTCCTCGAACTGGTCTGGGGCCGGGACTTCGGCCCGGACTCCAACTCCCTGGCCGTCTACGTCGGCTACCTGCGCCGCAAGCTGGAGGCGGGCGGCGAGCCCCGGCTGGTGCACACCGTGCACGGGGTCGGCTACCGGCTGGACGCCGCGTGA
- the ileS gene encoding isoleucine--tRNA ligase, producing MTTPPQYRPVPAQVDLPALEHAVLDFWRESKTFAKTLEQSEGRPEWVFYEGPPTANGMPGAHHIEARVFKDVFPRFRTMRGYHVARKAGWDCHGLPVELAVEKELGFNGKKDIEAYGIAEFNAKCRESVTRHTDAFTELTNRMGYWVDLDDAYRTMDPEYVESVWWSLKEIFNKGLLTQDHRVAPWCPRCGTGLSDHELAQGYETVIDPSVYVRFPLTSGPLAGEAALLVWTTTPWTLVSNTAVAAHPDVTYVVATNGDEKVVVAQPLLEKSLGEGWEATGESFTGKEMERWTYQRPFDLVAFPEPAHYVVNAEYVTTEDGTGLVHQSPAFGADDLAVCRAYGLPVVNPVRPDGTFEEEVPLVGGVFFKKADEKLTADLDARGLLFKHIAYEHSYPHCWRCHTALLYYAQPSWYVRTTAVKDAMLRENEKTNWFPDSVKQGRFGDWLNNNIDWALSRNRYWGTPLPIWRCEENHLTCVGSLSELSDLTGTDQSNLDPHRPYIDEVTFPCTAEGCALTSVRVPEVIDAWYDSGSMPFAQWGYPHKNKEIFEKRYPAQFISEAIDQTRGWFYTLMAVGTLVFDKSSYENVVCLGHILAEDGRKMSKHLGNTLEPIQLMDTHGADAVRWFMAAGGSPWAARRVGHGTIQEVVRKTLLTYWNTVAFQALYARTSNWAPSASDPAPADRTVLDRWLLSELHTLTTEVTEAMESYDTQRAGKLLSSFVDDLSNWYVRRSRRRFWQGDAAALRTLHEVVETVTLLLAPLTPFITERVWQDMVVPVTPDAPESVHLTTWPVPDASAIDPELSRQMLLVRRLVELGRATRAESGVKTRQPLSRALVAVSGFETLSPELHSQITEELNVSSLASLSEVGGSLVDTTAKANFRALGKRFGKGVQDVAKAVAAADAAALSLALRSGEASVEVNGEPVALTPEEVIITETPREGWSVASDSGATVALDLEITPELRLAGLARDAIRLIQEARKNSGLDVADRIALRWSTSDPELVTALTDHATLIADEVLATDYASGEADVSYGDPFTDEPLGLTFRLRKA from the coding sequence ATGACCACACCGCCGCAGTACCGCCCGGTACCCGCCCAGGTCGACCTGCCTGCCCTCGAGCACGCGGTCCTCGACTTCTGGCGCGAGAGCAAGACCTTCGCCAAGACCCTGGAGCAGTCCGAGGGCCGCCCCGAATGGGTCTTCTACGAGGGCCCGCCCACCGCGAACGGCATGCCCGGCGCGCACCACATCGAGGCCCGCGTCTTCAAGGACGTCTTCCCCCGGTTCCGCACCATGCGCGGCTACCACGTGGCCCGCAAGGCCGGCTGGGACTGCCACGGCCTGCCCGTCGAGCTCGCCGTCGAGAAGGAACTGGGCTTCAACGGCAAGAAGGACATCGAGGCCTACGGCATCGCCGAGTTCAACGCCAAGTGCCGCGAGTCGGTGACCCGGCACACCGACGCCTTCACCGAGCTCACGAACCGGATGGGCTACTGGGTCGACCTCGACGACGCCTACCGCACCATGGACCCCGAGTACGTCGAGTCCGTGTGGTGGTCGCTGAAGGAGATCTTCAACAAGGGCCTGCTCACCCAGGACCACCGCGTCGCCCCCTGGTGCCCCCGCTGCGGCACCGGCCTCTCCGACCACGAGCTGGCCCAGGGCTACGAGACGGTCATCGACCCCTCGGTCTACGTCCGCTTCCCGCTGACCTCCGGCCCCCTCGCGGGCGAGGCGGCGCTCCTGGTCTGGACGACCACGCCCTGGACCCTGGTGTCCAACACCGCGGTGGCCGCGCACCCCGACGTCACGTACGTCGTCGCGACCAATGGTGACGAGAAGGTCGTCGTCGCCCAGCCCCTCCTCGAGAAGTCCCTCGGCGAGGGCTGGGAGGCCACCGGCGAGTCCTTCACGGGCAAGGAGATGGAGCGCTGGACGTACCAGCGCCCCTTCGACCTGGTCGCGTTCCCGGAGCCCGCCCACTACGTCGTGAACGCCGAGTACGTCACGACCGAGGACGGCACCGGTCTGGTCCACCAGTCCCCCGCCTTCGGCGCCGACGACCTCGCGGTCTGCCGCGCGTACGGCCTGCCGGTCGTGAACCCGGTCCGCCCCGACGGCACCTTCGAGGAGGAGGTCCCGCTCGTCGGCGGCGTCTTCTTCAAGAAGGCCGACGAGAAGCTGACCGCCGACCTGGACGCGCGCGGCCTGCTCTTCAAGCACATCGCCTACGAGCACAGCTACCCGCACTGCTGGCGCTGCCACACCGCCCTGCTCTACTACGCGCAGCCGTCCTGGTACGTCCGCACCACCGCCGTCAAGGACGCGATGCTGCGGGAGAACGAGAAGACCAACTGGTTCCCGGACTCCGTCAAGCAGGGCCGCTTCGGCGACTGGCTGAACAACAACATCGACTGGGCGCTGTCCCGCAACCGCTACTGGGGCACCCCGCTGCCCATCTGGCGCTGCGAGGAGAACCACCTCACCTGCGTCGGCTCGCTCTCCGAGCTGAGCGACCTGACGGGCACGGACCAGTCGAACCTGGACCCGCACCGCCCCTACATCGACGAGGTCACCTTCCCCTGCACGGCGGAGGGCTGCGCGCTCACCTCGGTCCGCGTGCCGGAGGTCATCGACGCCTGGTACGACTCGGGTTCGATGCCGTTCGCGCAGTGGGGCTACCCGCACAAGAACAAGGAGATCTTCGAGAAGCGCTACCCGGCGCAGTTCATCTCGGAGGCCATCGACCAGACGCGCGGGTGGTTCTACACGCTGATGGCGGTCGGCACCCTCGTCTTCGACAAGTCCTCCTACGAGAACGTGGTCTGCCTGGGCCACATCCTCGCCGAGGACGGCCGCAAGATGTCCAAGCACCTGGGCAACACCCTCGAACCGATCCAGCTGATGGACACGCACGGCGCCGACGCCGTCCGCTGGTTCATGGCGGCCGGCGGCTCCCCGTGGGCGGCGCGCCGCGTCGGCCACGGCACCATCCAGGAGGTCGTCCGCAAGACGCTCCTCACGTACTGGAACACGGTCGCCTTCCAGGCCCTGTACGCCCGCACGTCGAACTGGGCCCCCTCGGCCTCCGACCCGGCGCCCGCGGACCGCACGGTCCTGGACCGCTGGCTGCTCTCGGAACTCCACACCCTGACGACCGAGGTCACGGAGGCGATGGAGTCCTACGACACCCAGCGCGCCGGCAAGCTCCTCTCGTCCTTCGTGGACGACCTCTCCAACTGGTACGTCCGCCGCTCTCGGCGCCGCTTCTGGCAGGGCGACGCGGCCGCGCTGCGCACCCTGCACGAGGTGGTGGAGACGGTCACCCTCCTCCTGGCCCCCCTCACCCCCTTCATCACGGAGCGGGTCTGGCAGGACATGGTCGTCCCGGTCACCCCGGACGCCCCGGAGTCGGTGCACCTGACCACCTGGCCGGTCCCGGACGCCTCGGCGATCGACCCGGAGCTGTCCCGGCAGATGCTGCTGGTACGCCGCCTCGTGGAGCTGGGCCGCGCCACGCGGGCCGAGTCGGGCGTGAAGACCCGCCAGCCGCTGTCCCGCGCGCTGGTCGCCGTATCGGGCTTCGAGACGCTCTCCCCCGAGCTGCACTCCCAGATCACGGAGGAGCTGAACGTCTCCTCCCTGGCCTCGCTCTCGGAGGTGGGCGGCTCCCTGGTCGACACCACGGCCAAGGCGAACTTCAGGGCGCTGGGCAAGCGCTTCGGCAAGGGCGTGCAGGACGTGGCGAAGGCGGTGGCCGCGGCCGACGCGGCGGCGCTGTCGCTGGCCCTGCGCTCCGGTGAGGCCTCGGTCGAGGTGAACGGTGAGCCGGTCGCCCTCACCCCGGAGGAGGTCATCATCACGGAGACCCCGCGCGAGGGCTGGTCGGTGGCGTCCGACTCCGGCGCGACGGTCGCCCTGGACCTGGAGATCACCCCGGAGCTGCGGCTCGCGGGCCTGGCCCGTGACGCGATCCGCCTGATCCAGGAGGCCCGGAAGAACTCCGGCCTCGACGTGGCGGACCGCATCGCCCTGCGCTGGTCCACCTCGGACCCTGAGCTGGTGACGGCCCTGACGGACCACGCGACGCTGATCGCGGACGAGGTCCTGGCCACGGACTACGCCTCCGGCGAGGCGGACGTGTCGTACGGCGATCCCTTCACGGACGAGCCCCTCGGCCTGACCTTCCGCCTCCGCAAGGCGTAG
- the lspA gene encoding signal peptidase II produces MAEAERIIGTPEVGEDGAQPESAAPKGRRRIVALLVVALLAYLVDLGSKMLVVAKLEHQPSIQVIGDLLKFDAIRNPGAAFGFGEAFTIIFTCIAATVIVVIVRLARKLYSLPWAIALGLLLGGALGNLTDRIFRSPGVFRGAVVDFIAPAHFAVFNLADSAIVCGGILIVLLSFKGLDPDGTVHKD; encoded by the coding sequence GTGGCAGAGGCGGAGCGCATCATCGGTACGCCGGAGGTCGGGGAAGACGGCGCCCAGCCCGAATCCGCCGCGCCCAAGGGGCGGCGGCGGATCGTCGCGCTGCTCGTCGTGGCGCTTCTCGCCTACCTGGTCGACCTGGGCAGCAAGATGCTGGTCGTCGCGAAGCTGGAGCACCAGCCGTCGATCCAGGTCATCGGAGATCTGCTGAAGTTCGACGCGATCCGGAACCCCGGAGCCGCCTTCGGCTTCGGCGAGGCCTTCACGATCATCTTCACCTGCATCGCCGCCACCGTCATCGTGGTGATCGTGCGGCTCGCGCGGAAGCTGTACAGCCTGCCCTGGGCGATCGCGCTGGGCCTGCTGCTGGGCGGGGCGCTGGGCAACCTGACCGACCGGATCTTCCGCTCGCCGGGCGTCTTCCGCGGAGCGGTCGTCGACTTCATCGCGCCCGCGCACTTCGCCGTCTTCAACCTCGCGGACTCGGCGATCGTGTGCGGCGGGATCCTGATCGTCCTGCTCTCGTTCAAGGGGCTGGACCCGGACGGCACCGTCCACAAGGACTGA
- a CDS encoding GNAT family N-acetyltransferase, protein MTAGGGGVVRVVVTDEDLKACFGVRTEVFVVEQSVPESLEYDAYDEIAVHVLAEGPDGVPLGTGRLLYGPEALGKTGSPEVGSLGRLAVTKAARGLGVGVALVRAIEAEAGRLGLAAVDLGAQTQAMGFYERLGYAAYGPEFLDAGIPHRSMRRALP, encoded by the coding sequence GTGACCGCGGGCGGCGGCGGCGTCGTACGGGTCGTCGTCACGGATGAGGATCTGAAGGCCTGCTTCGGCGTGCGCACCGAGGTCTTCGTGGTCGAGCAGTCGGTGCCGGAGTCGCTCGAGTACGACGCGTACGACGAGATCGCGGTGCACGTGCTGGCCGAGGGGCCGGACGGGGTGCCGCTGGGCACCGGCCGGCTGCTGTACGGGCCGGAGGCCCTCGGCAAGACGGGCTCCCCGGAGGTCGGCTCGCTGGGACGGCTCGCCGTCACCAAGGCCGCGCGCGGGCTCGGGGTGGGCGTCGCGCTGGTGCGGGCGATCGAGGCGGAGGCGGGCCGGCTCGGCCTCGCGGCCGTGGATCTCGGGGCGCAGACCCAGGCGATGGGGTTCTACGAGCGGCTGGGGTACGCGGCCTACGGGCCGGAGTTCCTGGACGCGGGGATCCCGCACCGGTCGATGCGGCGCGCGCTGCCGTAG
- a CDS encoding SDR family NAD(P)-dependent oxidoreductase has translation MTTHKPTPAPADWSGRTVLVTGAEGFIGSTLVDLLVARGAKVRAFVHYKPYAEKGHLARYLADPGGPVEMWAGDVRDAGRVSDAVAGCDTVFHLAALIGIPYSYASPGAYVQTNVTGTENMAEACRRHGVRRLVHTSTSEVYGTALTAPISESHPLQPQSPYSASKIGADMMALSFHHAFELPVTVVRPFNTYGPRQSARAVIPTILAQLHSGAREIRLGSLTPTRDFTYVTDTAAGFLAVAACDRALGEVVNLGAGEEISIGDLARALITASGRDAEVVVDPARLRPSGSEVHRLLSDNTRARDWAGWKPEVSLQEGLARTSDWIAAHLHLFAPDRYQV, from the coding sequence ATGACCACGCACAAGCCCACGCCCGCACCCGCCGACTGGAGCGGCCGTACGGTCCTGGTCACGGGCGCCGAGGGGTTCATCGGCTCCACGCTCGTCGACCTGCTGGTCGCGCGGGGCGCGAAGGTGCGCGCCTTCGTGCACTACAAACCGTACGCCGAGAAGGGCCACCTGGCCCGCTACCTGGCCGACCCGGGCGGCCCGGTGGAGATGTGGGCCGGCGACGTCCGCGACGCGGGCCGGGTCAGCGACGCGGTGGCCGGCTGCGACACGGTCTTCCACCTGGCGGCACTGATCGGGATCCCGTACAGCTACGCCTCGCCCGGCGCGTACGTCCAGACCAACGTCACCGGCACCGAGAACATGGCCGAGGCCTGCCGCCGCCACGGCGTGCGCCGCCTCGTCCACACCTCCACCAGCGAGGTCTACGGCACCGCCCTGACGGCCCCGATCTCCGAGAGCCACCCGCTCCAGCCGCAGTCCCCGTACTCCGCTTCGAAGATCGGCGCCGACATGATGGCGCTCTCCTTCCACCACGCGTTCGAACTGCCGGTGACGGTGGTCCGGCCGTTCAACACCTACGGCCCCCGCCAGTCGGCCCGCGCGGTCATCCCCACCATCCTGGCCCAGCTCCACTCGGGTGCCCGCGAGATCCGCCTGGGCTCCCTGACGCCCACCCGGGACTTCACCTACGTGACCGACACCGCGGCCGGCTTCCTCGCCGTCGCCGCATGCGACCGGGCCCTGGGTGAGGTGGTGAACCTCGGCGCCGGAGAGGAGATCTCCATCGGCGACCTGGCCCGGGCCCTGATCACAGCGTCCGGCCGGGACGCGGAGGTGGTCGTCGACCCGGCCCGGCTGCGTCCCTCGGGGAGCGAGGTCCACCGCCTGCTCTCGGACAACACCCGGGCCCGCGACTGGGCCGGCTGGAAGCCTGAGGTCTCCCTCCAGGAGGGCCTGGCCCGCACCTCGGACTGGATAGCCGCCCACCTCCACCTCTTCGCCCCGGACCGCTACCAGGTGTAG